DNA from Mesorhizobium loti R88b:
ACGCCGGTGTAGTCTTCATCCCCGAGAATGGCGGAGGCCCTGGCGTAAGGTTGAGGAAGACATAGAGGTTTCTAAGGGGCCAGTTCACTCTGGGTAGGCGCGCGCTTGCCATTCCAGATCAGTGATTGTTTCGGCCTCTACCGTGGTGGCCGCACCAAACTTGTCGGCGTGCAGAGCCAGCAATCGACGCGCAGCCGCAATCGCTTCACCACGACTCTCGCAGCGTTCATGAAATCGTTCTATGGGATCGCCAGTATGGCCCTCCCATCGCAAAACCTCTAGAAGAGCGTACCAAACGCCCTTGCCGGTTCTATGGCGCTTCTCGACCTCCAGGTGCCAATCGGACATTTCGGCAATCGCACCATAGAGGTACGAATACTCCGGCTCGCTCTGCGCACGCTTTCTTGCCTCGAAGGCAAGCGCCTTCTGACTCGGCCCCTTCAGCCCCTCGATCGCGCTTGAAATCTTCCAGAAGGTCCCCGAAATCTCATCAAGCGCGTGCCGTGCCTCGAAAGTCAGTGGCGGGCTGCGTTTCGTGGCGCCCTCAATGGCTTTCAAGCGATCAGATCTCTGCTTAGGCCAAACGTCAGCAATTACCCGTTCTATATCGCCTTTGAGGGGTTCCCAGCGGAATTCCTCTTGCAGCTTCTTTTTGCCCACGCGTGGCCGGAGTGGAACCACGGTGCTCCCGACCGGAACGTCGGCAACAGAATCCATCACAAGAGCCATGGCTTTATGAAGTCCATCACGAATGCCGCCAACGCTGTCGAAAGTCCAAATTGATGCTTCTGTTCGGCCAATGCGCGCAGGTTTGCCGTCGACCATTTCTAGGTCGACTGAGAGCACGCGCTGCTTGGTGTTGGAAAACTGCGGAAGAAAATTATTCCCGAACACCAGCCCCTGCACTAGTCGGAGAGACATGCGAACTGGGTCCTGGTCATCCGGGAAAAGGTAGTGTCTAGACAATTATGGACTCCGCCTATGGGGTGCCAACGAATGTTAGATCACGTCAGGTTGGAAATGAAGCATTTATGCGCAATCTGCTACTTGGAAGATACGCTTGCGGAAGGGCAGTGGTCTGATTTACGGTAGTTGCTGGGAGCGAGAGCGTTGTTTTAAAATGTTTGGGTTGCGTGCAAGTCTATCGTCGCTGCTATTTGCTTTGGCCATGGCTAGTTCAGCCAAGGCCCTCGATTACCGACCCGTCTCCCTCGACGACGGCACGCACTTTTTGGTAGTCTCGGGCGAATTCAACGATAGCGAGAACTTCGAAGAGTTCTCAGCCCGCATCAAGGCTAACGGATCCACCTTCGTTACGTTCGATTCGCCAGGCGGTAGCGTGGAGTCCGCGATAAGGCTTGGTCGTCTCATTAGAGCGTCCGGGTTGAACACAATCCAAATAAGAAAGATGGAATGTGCGTCGGCCTGCTCTCTCGCTTTTGCCGGCGGCGTCCTGAGGGGTGCAGAACCCGGATCTATAGGTGTGCACAGGTCGTCATTTGCGCCGGAATCCAACCTTACTCGCGACGACGCTGTAGCTAATATTCAGGCGACCACAGCGGAGATTATGGCGTACCTGTCAGAAATGGGGGTCGATCCCCAGCTTCTGGCAATTGCTCTAAGATATGACAAGGCCGACATGCGGTATCTGTCGGTGAGCGAGATGCACGATTTGCGGCTCACAAATACCGCTGCAAATCCAACTGGTGAAGCCGCCGTGGCTGCCGAGCCCTCTGCGCCAACGGCCACTACCCAGGCACCAACGGCCACTACTCAGGCAACTGCTTCAAATAATCTGGAGGCCGAAGCAATTAACTTTGTTCGGCGTCTAATTGAGTCCGACGGAACCGATCCAAATGCAGCGCTGAGGATGGTGGTCGACACCTATGCCGCGAACATCTCCTACTACGGCAAGCCAAGCACGCTTGCGGAGGTCTTGGTCGACAAACAGAGGTACTTCCAGCGCTGGCCAGAACGTGGCTATCGTATCCACGACAATAGCGTTATGGCCACGTGCGCCAACGACAACTGTATGGTCTCCGGGGTCTATGACTGGACTGTAAGAAGCTTGGCGCGAAACAACCAAGCTCGCGGTGTTGCCCGCTTTAGCTATACGATTTCGCTCGGCGCTTCTCCCAAGATCATAGCTGAGGATGGCAAGGTGCTCAAAAAATAACGTTGGGCTAAACGTGTCGCGGCCCGATTTGTAGGTACCTTCGACGTGGGGCCTGTTGATCCGCAATGTTGGGTAAATGCTACATAGTGGTGGCGTCGAGATAAACCCCACTCAGGCCTGGCTATAGACCCATCCATCTCCAGGGCGCATAGTTTCGCGCTGGACGAGTGGGAGCGTCGCAACGATGGTCTACACAGTGACTTGGTACGGCAAGCAGGGCGTCGTTGAAAAGACGCCCTTCGATGCCGAGAAAGACGCCAAAGAGCATGCCCGGGCGACTTTCCTTGCTCGACAGCAGGTTGATGGCGTCGTGGCGGTGGAAGTTCGCAAACACGATGGCACGGTCTGACCTGCCACTGAGAATTTCCTCCATCTGAGATTAGAGTCCGGCCCTTGATCGAAGGACGGACTGATGAAGAGAAAGCGGTTCACGGAAGAGCAGATCATTGCGGTTCTGCGCGAGCACGAGTCGGGAGCGAAGGCGGGCGATTTGGCTCGCAAGCACGGGGTCTCGGAGGCGACGCTGTATAATTGGAAGGCGAAGTATGGCGGGATGGACGTGTCCGACGCCAAGCGGCTGAAGGCGCTGGAAGACGAGAACGCCAAGCTGAAGAAGCTGCTCGCCGATCAGATGCTGGAAGCCTCGGCGCTGCGCGAGCTTCTGTCAAAAAAATGGTAGGGCCCGCCGTTAAGCGCGAAGCCGTCGCGCATCTGCAGGCCGTCATGGGCTTGTCGGAGCGTCGGGCCTGTTCCTTCGTCGGCGCCGATCGCAGGATGATCCGCTACCAGTCCCGGCGTCCGCCCGAGACGGAGCTGCGTGGCAGGTTGCGCGACCTCGCCAACGAGCGCCGACGCTTTGGCTACAGGCGGCTGTTCATCCTGCTCAGGCGCGAGGGCGAGGCATCTGGGGTCAACCGCATCTATCGTCTCTACCGCGAGGAAGGCCTGACGGTGCGCAAGCGCCGGGCAAGGCGGCGAGCGGTCGGCACGCGGGCGCCGATCCTGGTCGAGGCAAAGCCAAACGCGCGCTGGTCGCTGGATTTCGTGCATGACCAGTTCGCCTGCGGCCGCAGGTTCCGCGTGCTCAACATCGTCGACGACGTGACGCGCGAATGCCTGGCCGCGATCCCGGACACCTCGATCTCCGGCCGTCGGGTTGCCCGTGAACTGACGGAACTGATCACCCACCGCGGCAAGCCGGGCATGATCGTCTCCGACCACGGCACCGAGTTTACCTCGAACGCCATCCTCGCCTGGTCGAAGGATTGCAGGATCGAATGGCACTACATCGCGCCGGGCAAGCCGATGCAGAACGGTTACGTCGAGAGTTTCAACGGCCGGATGCGCGACGAGCTGTTGAACGAGAGCCTCTTCTTCGGTCTCGACCACGCCCGAAGCGCCATCGCCGAATGGAGGGAGGACTTCAACACCGCCAGGCCACATTCCTCGCTCGGCTACCAGACCCCGGCAGCCTATGCCGAGGTCATCACCGCAACCGGCTCCGACGCTGTGCTGATGGAAGGCTCCGCGCCTCCGC
Protein-coding regions in this window:
- a CDS encoding IS3 family transposase; its protein translation is MEGEVWRDGRVRRQAAEGAGRRERQAEEAARRSDAGSLGAARASVKKMVGPAVKREAVAHLQAVMGLSERRACSFVGADRRMIRYQSRRPPETELRGRLRDLANERRRFGYRRLFILLRREGEASGVNRIYRLYREEGLTVRKRRARRRAVGTRAPILVEAKPNARWSLDFVHDQFACGRRFRVLNIVDDVTRECLAAIPDTSISGRRVARELTELITHRGKPGMIVSDHGTEFTSNAILAWSKDCRIEWHYIAPGKPMQNGYVESFNGRMRDELLNESLFFGLDHARSAIAEWREDFNTARPHSSLGYQTPAAYAEVITATGSDAVLMEGSAPPPVAQPAPQGVTKTVEALIAAG